In Theropithecus gelada isolate Dixy chromosome 13, Tgel_1.0, whole genome shotgun sequence, one DNA window encodes the following:
- the POU3F3 gene encoding POU domain, class 3, transcription factor 3 produces MATAASNPYLPGNSLLAAGSIVHSDAAGAGGGGGGGGGGGGGGAGGGGGGMQPGSAAVTSGAYRGDPSSVKMVQSDFMQGAMAASNGGHMLSHAHQWVTALPHAAAAAAAAAAAAVEASSPWSGSAVGMAGSPQQPPQPPPPPPQGPDVKGGAGRDDLHAGTALHHRGPPHLGPPPPPPHQGHPGGWGAAAAAAAAAAAAAAAAHLPSMAGGQQPPPQSLLYSQPGGFTVNGMLSAPPGPGGGGGGAGGGAQSLVHPGLVRGDTPELAEHHHHHHHHAHPHPPHPHHAQGPPHHGGGGGGAGPGLNSHDPHSDEDTPTSDDLEQFAKQFKQRRIKLGFTQADVGLALGTLYGNVFSQTTICRFEALQLSFKNMCKLKPLLNKWLEEADSSTGSPTSIDKIAAQGRKRKKRTSIEVSVKGALESHFLKCPKPSAQEITNLADSLQLEKEVVRVWFCNRRQKEKRMTPPGIQQQTPDDVYSQVGTVSADTPPPHHGLQTSVQ; encoded by the coding sequence ATGGCCACGGCGGCTTCTAACCCCTACCTGCCGGGGAACAGCCTGCTCGCGGCCGGCTCTATTGTGCACTCGGACGCGGCAGGGGCTGGCGGCGGCGGGggtggcggcggcggtggcggcggggGCGGCGCAGGGGGCGGGGGCGGTGGCATGCAGCCGGGCAGCGCCGCCGTGACCTCGGGCGCCTACCGGGGGGACCCGTCCTCTGTCAAGATGGTCCAGAGCGACTTCATGCAGGGGGCCATGGCCGCCAGCAACGGCGGCCATATGCTGAGCCACGCGCACCAGTGGGTCACAGCCCTGCCccacgccgccgccgccgccgccgctgccgccgccgccgccgtggAGGCGAGCTCGCCGTGGTCGGGCAGCGCCGTGGGCATGGCTGGCAGCCCCCAGCAGCCACCGcagccgccgccaccgccgccgcagGGCCCCGACGTGAAGGGCGGCGCCGGACGCGACGACCTGCATGCGGGCACAGCGTTGCACCACCGCGGGCCGCCGCACCTCGGACCCCCGCCGCCGCCCCCACACCAGGGCCACCCTGGGGGCTGGGGGGcggccgccgctgccgccgccgccgccgccgccgcagccgccgccgcgcACCTCCCGTCCATGGCCGGGGGCCAGCAGCCGCCGCCGCAGAGTCTGCTCTACTCGCAGCCCGGGGGCTTCACGGTGAACGGCATGCTGAGCGCGCCCCCAGggcccggcggcggcggcggcggcgcgggcggTGGAGCCCAGAGCTTGGTGCACCCGGGGCTGGTGCGCGGGGACACGCCGGAGCTGGCCgagcaccatcaccaccaccaccaccacgcgCACCCGCACCCGCCGCACCCGCACCACGCGCAGGGACCCCCGCAccacggcggcggcggcggcggcgcggggccTGGACTCAACAGCCACGACCCGCACTCGGACGAGGACACGCCGACGTCGGACGACCTGGAGCAGTTCGCCAAGCAGTTCAAGCAACGGCGCATCAAGCTGGGCTTCACGCAGGCCGACGTGGGGCTGGCGCTGGGCACGCTCTACGGCAACGTGTTCTCGCAGACCACCATCTGCCGCTTCGAGGCCCTGCAGCTGAGCTTCAAGAACATGTGCAAGCTCAAGCCGCTGCTGAACAAGTGGCTGGAGGAGGCGGACTCAAGCACCGGCAGCCCCACAAGCATCGACAAGATCGCGGCGCAGGGCCGCAAGCGCAAGAAGCGGACCTCTATCGAGGTGAGCGTCAAGGGCGCGCTGGAGAGCCACTTCCTCAAGTGCCCCAAGCCCTCCGCGCAGGAGATCACCAACCTGGCCGACAGCCTGCAGCTCGAGAAGGAGGTGGTGCGGGTCTGGTTCTGCAATCGGCGCCAAAAGGAGAAGCGCATGACGCCGCCCGGGATCCAACAGCAGACGCCCGACGACGTCTACTCGCAGGTGGGCACCGTGAGCGCCGACACGCCGCCGCCGCACCACGGGCTGCAGACGAGCGTGCAGTGA